Within Wyeomyia smithii strain HCP4-BCI-WySm-NY-G18 chromosome 2, ASM2978416v1, whole genome shotgun sequence, the genomic segment CCACTTCAATCAAATGCGACATCGAAGTTCTTCAGAAGCACATTCAGCTGGTTCCATCCAGAATAAGTTACCATTGGACATTCTCCTTGAATCATGCAATTTGTCATCGCCCGATTGCTCAGCAGGGCAACCCAGTGTCGTTCCAGCTCCTTCCCCTGTAGCGAATGAGGCATCAACATTGAATGCACCACCGTCTCACCAGTCAACACCATTGCAGCAGGTGCATCAACCAGGGAAAGTTTGGAGGTCACCAATGTCAGATTCCCGTGAGTCCTCTTCGTCATCCCAGTCACCATCTTCAACATCGTCCGAGTTTTGTTCAGCAGATAGTGATCCAGCTGTACCTTTGCCAAGGCGTTCTTCGCGAGTCCGAAGACAACCCCAGTGGTTCGATGCGTACCAGCTTCACTGAAGGGGGAGATGTTGTGAGCAATTGGATCGGCAACACGGTTATTGTCACTCAGCTCGCCAGCTGCAGTTATGCTGCCGTTGTGACAGAGCAAACGTCAGCAACCGGAAAGTGACGAACGACCAGTCCAGTTAACGAGAGAGTCCGAAGCGGCACAACAATTTAACATGTTGAATTCCTAGTAATAAATAAGATATTTTAGTTGATACGCCGCGTGTTTTAGTCCCTCGCTCGAGAGAAAAGAAGGGGGACGTAAACGGGGACGTAAAACTAAGTAACCGCTCGCCGCACTGCGTGTTCGAGCCGATAGCAGTGAGAGCTAGCGCGATGGCGCCAAAGGTAATCAGGAACCGATGCACGTGATCTACGAAAACCACAGAAGGCAGTTTATCGTACCGCTGATGTTGTTACGCCACGTTGAAGATGCTGCTACGACCTGTCCGGAATAAAAACCTTCGTTCGAAGGCTTTGATCTTCGAACGACAATGATTGGCATTAGGTCATGCCGGTTTTGTGAATAGCACTTTTACCTTATTGCTCTGGATGAATTACACTACACCCGCCGGTATGGTGGCACTTTTCGCTTGCCTCTGAGGCCACTTATTTATAATCTTTAAATTATCTTAAA encodes:
- the LOC129719962 gene encoding uncharacterized protein K02A2.6-like, with product MQESLDTFLATYRTTPNPSAPEGKSPSEVMFGRRIRTSLELLRPFVTRKPTNKGNQPTKRSFNKNDKVYVKVYTKNTWSWLSGIVFEKIGNVMCNVRIEGRRMIRSHFNQMRHRSSSEAHSAGSIQNKLPLDILLESCNLSSPDCSAGQPSVVPAPSPVANEASTLNAPPSHQSTPLQQVHQPGKVWRSPMSDSRESSSSSQSPSSTSSEFCSADSDPAVPLPRRSSRVRRQPQWFDAYQLH